From Chryseobacterium salivictor, a single genomic window includes:
- a CDS encoding KpsF/GutQ family sugar-phosphate isomerase: MNNQEILQLAKNALSIEIAELELLKNRLDGQFLKAVEIINSAKGKLIIVGIGKSAHVGNKMVATLNSTGTPSQFLHASEAIHGDLGVIQKTDVVLCISNSGNSPEIVKLAPFLKQYSSSLIGMTGNLKSKLAEFSDVILNTFVEKEACPIKLAPTSSTTVQMALGDALAVCLMELNGFKESDFAKFHPGGSLGKNLTAKVDQFLSPQKPHVSEEASLRDIIISVSSSKHGITVVTNGDDITGVITDGDLRRMLMSEQDLSKFIAKEIMSKNPKSIDKNALAKEAMQILKDKNIGQLIVTENGKYFGIIDIHKLLDEGIN; encoded by the coding sequence ATGAATAACCAAGAAATACTTCAGCTCGCAAAAAATGCGCTGTCGATTGAAATTGCTGAGCTTGAACTTCTTAAAAACCGTCTGGACGGACAGTTTCTAAAAGCCGTAGAAATTATTAATTCTGCAAAAGGCAAACTCATTATTGTAGGAATCGGAAAATCTGCACATGTGGGAAATAAGATGGTTGCGACCCTGAACTCCACCGGAACTCCCTCACAATTTTTACATGCTTCGGAAGCAATCCATGGTGATTTGGGTGTGATTCAAAAAACGGATGTCGTTTTATGTATTTCAAATTCGGGGAACTCTCCTGAAATCGTAAAACTCGCGCCTTTCCTAAAGCAATATTCTTCAAGTCTTATCGGAATGACCGGGAATTTAAAAAGCAAACTCGCTGAATTTTCTGATGTTATTCTCAACACATTTGTTGAAAAAGAAGCCTGTCCTATTAAGCTGGCACCCACAAGCTCTACAACAGTTCAAATGGCGCTGGGAGATGCTTTAGCGGTTTGTTTAATGGAGCTCAATGGTTTTAAAGAATCTGATTTTGCTAAATTCCATCCGGGTGGAAGTTTAGGAAAAAACCTTACAGCCAAAGTAGACCAGTTCCTGTCACCACAAAAACCGCACGTTTCAGAGGAAGCCAGTTTACGGGACATCATCATTTCCGTGAGCAGTTCGAAACATGGGATTACCGTAGTAACCAACGGGGATGATATCACCGGAGTTATTACCGATGGTGATTTGCGCAGAATGCTCATGAGCGAACAGGATTTATCGAAGTTCATCGCTAAAGAAATCATGAGTAAAAATCCGAAAAGCATCGATAAAAATGCTTTGGCAAAAGAAGCCATGCAAATTTTAAAAGACAAAAACATCGGCCAGTTAATTGTGACCGAAAACGGAAAATATTTTGGAATTATCGACATCCACAAATTACTGGATGAAGGTATTAACTAA